GGATCGGGCTCTCGCGCAGCGTCTGACCGACGAGCGGCGACCCGTCGGCGACCGCGACCTCCTCCACGTTGACCTCCAGCTCGCGCGCGAAGAGGTCCTCCATGAAGTCGCTGAGCTGCGGGCGCAGGACGATGTGGGCCATCATCTGGCCGCCCCGCTCGTAGGGGTTGAGCACCCGCTGCGCGCCGGCGGCGATC
This is a stretch of genomic DNA from bacterium. It encodes these proteins:
- a CDS encoding potassium channel protein, whose translation is IAAGAQRVLNPYERGGQMMAHIVLRPQLSDFMEDLFARELEVNVEEVAVADGSPLVGQTLRESPIRRELDIIVAVIVRSDGRKAFNPSPDETLVAGETLIVLGRPAALDRLRLLARG